CCGAGGGCTTAACCTATGAGAATGTCACTTGAAAGTCAAAACGTCGGTTTCAAAAACCGTGTCAACTTCTTTCAGGGTATTCTTAACCCCTATTCTTAAACGGCCTCTGACTACGGAGTGTTGGAATGATCTGACCCAACGCCTTTATCCCCGCTCGTTGGGGAATTCCTGCAGATGGGGGACACCCCTCGGTGGATTCAATCATAGTCGGTTGGCGGCTCGTGGTGAAATACGTATCCCTCCGTATTTTTGGTGAAAAAGGCACCTAGTTTTCGCCCTCTCTACTTTCAACAAAAGACGGAGGCCTTGAGGATTGAATTCGGGGATATGCGTGAAGCTCCTGATTCAGTCCATATCCTTCCGACCGGCAATTCTGGTTCCGGCAGCGAAGAAAGCGATGGCGTAAACAATCATCACTGCAATACCGGTACCAAAATGCGGCTTGAACTTATCCCCTTCAGAACTCCCGTTGTTGGCTGCATCTAGGACCTCCGTGATGAGTTGTGACGGCCATGTCACCATGAACCACGGATTCACATCCAGGCTGTACAGAATCCCGGCGAGGATGGGCAGAATCATGAAGAGGAAGAAAAAGCCGATCAGTGTGGATGGCAAGGTCTTCTTGAAGAGGCTGCTAAAAAAGTAGATGATGCTCACTACGCTGCATGAATAAAGGGTTGCTGTAACATACGATTTGCCCAGTTGTCCGGGGATTTCGCCTGCGCCAAAGAGATGGACAATCTGCACCGTCACGATCAGATAATAAATGGAGACGGTCATCAGCGTAGCAGTGAGGGCTGCCAGATATTTCCCGGTGAAGATCGCTGTGCGCCTCTGTGGTGTGGGAAATAGCAGCAATGCGGTCTTCTTCTCAAACTCCCCCGATATGGCATCGCCGGTGAACATGGCCCCGGAAAGGATCACCAGAAAGGTCAAGAATATCAGACTGTTGGAGGCAAAATCCCTGGCGGTATCGGCCGGGCTGATATAGAAAAGAAGCGGCACGATAATGGCCAGCGCGGCCACAATCAAAAGCCTCTTGCGCTTCCGGTGTTTGGTGAGCTCGAATCGCCACGAAAGGTAGGTATCGTAAGAGTCATGCTTGAGCGACGCCATCATTGCACTCCCTTTTCCTTTCCCATCAGGGAAATGTAGTAGTCTTCGAGTCCCAGGCTATCGGGATTGTAGGAGATGATCTCCAGATTCATGGCCACCAACTCCCGCAGTATCTGATAGCTGGTCGGCATTTGGCCATCGAAATGGATTCGGATCGTCTGATCGGTGACTTCGAGATTGTGCACTGAGGGAATGGCTCTGATGCCCCCGATTTCCTCGTTCGAAAGAGGCCGGGAGAACTCCACCTTGACGGCCTTCGATTCCCTTCGACCGGCGATATCCCCTATCGCTTCAGACCTGACCACCTTTCCCTTGTCCAGAAAGATGACGCTGTTGCAAACTTCGGCAACCTCTCCCAGAAGATGGGAACTCAGGAAAACGGTCATGCCCTCGCTTTGAAACTGACGGATCAGCTCGCGGATATCCCTGATCCCGATGGGGTCCAATCCCATCACCGGCTCATCCAGCAAAAGGACCTCCGGTCGATGGAACACCGCCTTGGCAATGGCCAGTCTGCGATGCATCCCGGTGCTGAAGGAGCCGACTTTCTTGTGCGTCCAGTCCGATAGCTTCACCCTCTGCAGGGTCTCCGTGATTCGCCGATCGATATCCTTCTTATCAAAGCGATAGACCCTGCCGAAATAGGTCAGCATCTCGTATGGGGTAAGATATTCATAAATGCCGGGGACCTCGATCAACGCGCCCACTCTTCCCAGGACTTCTTGCGGCGACCGGGTGACATCGAGACCGTTGACGAATGCTTGTCCCGAAGTGGGCCTGATCAGCTTGGTGAGGACTTTGATGGTGGTCGTTTTCCCTGCCCCGTTCGGCCCAAGGTATCCCACCACCTCTCCTTTTTTGATCTTGATCGAAACGCCATTGAGCGCGGTGAAGCCATTCCCATAGCGTTTCACCAGATTATCCGTTTGAATTGCATATTCCACTCTTTGATCTCCTGAAGATTTCCAATACTATTGATCTTAGCACGAAACACCCCGCCTGTCATGAGACATAAGGCTTAGTCGGACACTGGAGCGTGCTTGCCCGTCGCCGGGGCCTGTGCTAAGATACTCGTCGGATAGGGCAGATTCTTCAAATGCGTATCATTCTTTTGCGACACGGGCGGACGGAATGGAATGAGCAGAAGCGATTTTCCGGGAGGGCCGACATCCCTCTGGATGAAACTGGCATCGAACAGGTCAAAGCAGTAGCAGAAAGGCTTGCGAGTTCTGATGCAGCGGCCATCTATTCCAGCCCTTTGAGAAGAGCCCTGATGACTGCCCGGCCTATCGCTGATCGAATCGGCCTGGCCATTCAACCCCTGGACCAGCTCACGGATATCGACTGCGGCACATGGCAAGGGCTTTCGACAGATCAAGCACGCGCACAGGATGGCGATTTGTATCGTCGGTGGCTGGAGTCTCCTCATCAGATCAGATTCCCCCACGGTGAGAGTTTTCCGGAAGTCCGCGAGAGGGTCACCGGCGTAGCGAAGAGACTGCTGGATGAGCATTCCGATCAGACGGTAATCATGGTCTCCCATGTAGTAGTGTGCCGGATACTGGTTTGCATTGTTCTGGGGCTGGATGATTCGCACTTCTGGCAAATTGGTCAGGATGTCTGCGCCGTCAATACCATCACCGCCAGAGAAGGTCGGTTTATGCTCAATTCGCTCAATGATACCGGTCATCTGAAGGGTCTGGGGTAATCCGTGAATGTCTCAGAGGTGAATTGGCTGTTGGCCTCGGCGTATGGGGATCGGCCATGGCAGCCTCACCACGACCCGCTTTCGGAATTGGTGGCCACGATTCTTTCGCAGAACACTTCCGATGTGAATTCGCATCGGGCATATGATTTGTTGCTGGGTGCATTTGGGGATTGGGAAACAGTTGCCGCGGCGGATGTGGCCGATATCGAGCGGGCGATCCGATCGGGAGGGCTCTCAAGAGTCAAAGCAACCCGGATCAAAGATATCCTTCAAAAAATTCTGGAGGAGCGCGGCTCGCTGAACCTGGCTTTCCTGGATCAGCTGCCGATTGATGAAGCTAAAGTATGGCTGCGGAAGTTGCCCGGAGTCGGGCCGAAGACGGTGGGATGCGTGCTCCTGTTTTCTCTGGGCAAGCCGGTTCTTCCTGTGGATACGCACGTCTATCGCGTTTCCCGGCGGCTGGGGCTGATCCCTGTTAAAATCAGTGTGGAACAGGCGCATCAAGTGCTGGAGGCCATGGTTCCGCCGGCAGATGTTTACCAGTTTCACATGAACATGGTCCAGCATGGTCGGCAGGTCTGCAAATCGCAGCGGCCTAAGTGTTCGATCTGCGTTTTGAGAGGAGTGTGTGCTTGGAACGGGAGCGATTCGAAGAACTAGTTGAACAGGCGGTGGAGGGTTTGCCGGAAGAATTCCAGGAGCGACTGGAAAACCTCGCTATTATGGTGGAGGACTGGCCCACCTCGGAGCAATTGAGAGAGGCAGGAATCGGCCGTCGGCAGGATCTGCTGGGACTCTATGAAGGAGTGCCTTTCCCCCATCGGGGGAGCGGCTATAACATGGTTTTGCCGGACCGGATCACCATCTTTCAGAGACCCATCGAGTTGCATTATTCCTCCGATGAGAGTACCATCAAAAAAATTCAGGACACGGTGCGCCATGAGATCGCCCATTATTTCGGCATCAGCGATGAAAGGCTCCGGGAGATCGGGAGATATTGATCAAAAGAGGTAAATCATGATAAAACCCGTAAACGTAGGAATC
The sequence above is drawn from the Dehalococcoidia bacterium genome and encodes:
- a CDS encoding endonuclease III, translated to MNVSEVNWLLASAYGDRPWQPHHDPLSELVATILSQNTSDVNSHRAYDLLLGAFGDWETVAAADVADIERAIRSGGLSRVKATRIKDILQKILEERGSLNLAFLDQLPIDEAKVWLRKLPGVGPKTVGCVLLFSLGKPVLPVDTHVYRVSRRLGLIPVKISVEQAHQVLEAMVPPADVYQFHMNMVQHGRQVCKSQRPKCSICVLRGVCAWNGSDSKN
- a CDS encoding ABC transporter permease; the encoded protein is MMASLKHDSYDTYLSWRFELTKHRKRKRLLIVAALAIIVPLLFYISPADTARDFASNSLIFLTFLVILSGAMFTGDAISGEFEKKTALLLFPTPQRRTAIFTGKYLAALTATLMTVSIYYLIVTVQIVHLFGAGEIPGQLGKSYVTATLYSCSVVSIIYFFSSLFKKTLPSTLIGFFFLFMILPILAGILYSLDVNPWFMVTWPSQLITEVLDAANNGSSEGDKFKPHFGTGIAVMIVYAIAFFAAGTRIAGRKDMD
- a CDS encoding ABC transporter ATP-binding protein gives rise to the protein MEYAIQTDNLVKRYGNGFTALNGVSIKIKKGEVVGYLGPNGAGKTTTIKVLTKLIRPTSGQAFVNGLDVTRSPQEVLGRVGALIEVPGIYEYLTPYEMLTYFGRVYRFDKKDIDRRITETLQRVKLSDWTHKKVGSFSTGMHRRLAIAKAVFHRPEVLLLDEPVMGLDPIGIRDIRELIRQFQSEGMTVFLSSHLLGEVAEVCNSVIFLDKGKVVRSEAIGDIAGRRESKAVKVEFSRPLSNEEIGGIRAIPSVHNLEVTDQTIRIHFDGQMPTSYQILRELVAMNLEIISYNPDSLGLEDYYISLMGKEKGVQ
- a CDS encoding metallopeptidase family protein; this encodes MCLERERFEELVEQAVEGLPEEFQERLENLAIMVEDWPTSEQLREAGIGRRQDLLGLYEGVPFPHRGSGYNMVLPDRITIFQRPIELHYSSDESTIKKIQDTVRHEIAHYFGISDERLREIGRY
- a CDS encoding histidine phosphatase family protein, giving the protein MRIILLRHGRTEWNEQKRFSGRADIPLDETGIEQVKAVAERLASSDAAAIYSSPLRRALMTARPIADRIGLAIQPLDQLTDIDCGTWQGLSTDQARAQDGDLYRRWLESPHQIRFPHGESFPEVRERVTGVAKRLLDEHSDQTVIMVSHVVVCRILVCIVLGLDDSHFWQIGQDVCAVNTITAREGRFMLNSLNDTGHLKGLG